A window from Esox lucius isolate fEsoLuc1 chromosome 16, fEsoLuc1.pri, whole genome shotgun sequence encodes these proteins:
- the gpd1l gene encoding glycerol-3-phosphate dehydrogenase 1-like protein: MAAPLKVCIVGSGNWGSAIARIVGGNARTLQRFATTVKMWVFEENVNGRKLTDIINTDHENVKYLPGYKLPDNVVAVPHLRDAAEGADLLVFVVPHQFIRGLCDEMVDCVSRTARGITLIKGIDEGPEGLKLISDIIREKMDIDVSVLMGANIANEVAAENFCETTIGSKSMENGLLFKELLQTPNFRITVVDDADTVELCGALKNIVAVGAGFCDGLRCGDNTKAAVIRLGLMEMIAFAKLFSKDGVVSSATFLESCGVADLITTCYGGRNRRVAEAFAKTGKTIEVLEQEMLNGQKLQGPATSAEVYHILKEKGLVDKFPLFAAVYQICFEGRPVREMISCLQSHPEHL; the protein is encoded by the exons ATGGCGGCGCCTTTAAAAGTGTGCATTGTCGGCTCTGGAAACTG GGGTTCGGCCATTGCCAGGATTGTTGGTGGAAATGCCCGGACCCTGCAGCGCTTCGCCACCACGGTCAAAATGTGGGTGTTTGAGGAGAACGTGAACGGCAGGAAGCTCACTGACATTATCAACACAGACCACGAGAACGTCAAGTACCTGCCTGGATACAAACTGCCGGACAACGTG GTGGCCGTACCCCACCTCCGGGACGCAGCTGAAGGAGCCGACTTGCTGGTGTTCGTGGTTCCTCACCAGTTCATCAGGGGGCTGTGTGATGAGATGGTAGACTGTGTGTCCAGGACAGCCCGGGGGATAACACTCATCAAG GGGATAGATGAGGGACCGGAGGGCTTGAAGCTCATCTCTGACATCATCCGAGAGAAGATGGATATAGACGTCAGTGTTCTAATGGGGGCTAACATCGCCAATGAGGTGGCGGCGGAGAACTTTTGTGAGACCACCATTG GTAGTAAGTCTATGGAGAACGGCCTTCTCTTCAAGGAGCTCCTTCAGACGCCGAACTTCAGGATCACCGTGGTGGACGATGCGGATACCGTAGAGCTCTGTGGAGCCCTGAAG AACATCGTGGCGGTGGGAGCCGGGTTCTGTGACGGGCTGCGCTGTGGCGACAACACCAAGGCGGCCGTGATCCGGCTGGGACTCATGGAGATGATTGCCTTCGCTAAACTCTTCAGCAAGGACGGGGTCGTGTCCTCTGCCACCTTCCTGGAGAGCTGCGGCGTCGCTGACCTCATCACGACCTGCTACGGGGGACGCAACCGTCGCGTGGCCGAGGCGTTCGCCAAAACCGGGAAG ACCATTGAGGTTCTGGAGCAGGAGATGTTAAACGGACAGAAGCTCCAGGGTCCGGCCACTTCCGCTGAGGTCtaccacattctcaaagagaAGGGCCTCGTGGACAA GTTCCCCCTGTTCGCGGCTGTGTATCAGATCTGCTTCGAGGGAAGGCCAGTGCGTGAAATGATCTCCTGCCTACAGAGCCACCCGGAGCACCTGTGA